One Pullulanibacillus sp. KACC 23026 DNA segment encodes these proteins:
- the glmS gene encoding glutamine--fructose-6-phosphate transaminase (isomerizing) produces MSGIVGYMGQKPAQDILLTCLKRLDYRGYDSAGIALSNGQIIETRKEEGRIEDLEASLFLEPIINGTIGMGHTRWASHGAPTAANSHPLSDSENRFFVVHNGIIENDHTLKKELRLKGHTFKTETDTEVIPHLLAEYDTGDFVTTVQRVIPLLKGAFALVIMSSASPGKMIAISQDNPLILGFGNHEYFLSSDIPALLHYTKTIYPIRNGEFALISSNECLIQTFEGEIVEPKKVTLEFDQEDIGLQTYDHFMLKEIMEQPKAIQATLEGRLYPAHVHLPELEPLFKSYDFKALRKIDIVASGTSYHSGMMGKRVFESMLNIPIEVSLSSEFNSDHGPLDSSHLVIVLSQSGETADTLSALKEAKCSGCTTIAITNYLRRNIARKADYTVLTKAGPELAVPATKAYTAQMTALLLLAISLAEHLDRANKALVPELIHALQGLPAAVETSLIMTEDAIDQFAQVTNDQDHLFLIGKGLDYVLALEGALKLQEVAYLHADAYPAGEMKHGTMALITPGVPVIALATQPHLKEKTVNNIREAKARKAFVVGVTTVGDDEVSDAVDEVLYIPEAHPFLMPIIAAIPLQLLAYYAGTVRGYNVDRPRNLAKSLTVE; encoded by the coding sequence ATGAGTGGTATTGTTGGGTATATGGGGCAAAAACCTGCCCAAGATATTCTCCTTACTTGTCTAAAGAGGCTTGACTATAGAGGCTATGATTCAGCAGGAATTGCGCTTTCTAACGGACAAATCATTGAAACAAGGAAAGAGGAAGGCCGAATTGAGGACCTTGAGGCTTCTCTATTTCTCGAACCTATCATTAATGGCACAATCGGAATGGGCCATACAAGATGGGCTTCACATGGAGCGCCAACAGCGGCGAACTCTCACCCTCTTAGCGATTCGGAAAACCGTTTTTTTGTTGTCCACAATGGCATTATTGAAAATGACCATACCCTAAAGAAGGAACTGCGCTTAAAAGGACATACCTTTAAAACCGAGACAGACACAGAGGTCATTCCCCATTTACTCGCAGAATATGATACAGGGGATTTCGTCACAACGGTTCAGAGAGTGATTCCTCTTCTTAAAGGAGCATTTGCACTTGTCATTATGTCTTCTGCTTCTCCAGGAAAGATGATTGCAATTTCTCAAGATAACCCGCTAATTCTCGGGTTTGGGAATCATGAATACTTTCTTTCTTCGGATATTCCAGCGCTCCTCCATTATACTAAGACGATCTATCCCATACGAAACGGTGAATTTGCTTTAATCTCTTCGAATGAATGCCTGATTCAAACGTTTGAAGGCGAGATCGTGGAACCCAAGAAAGTCACGCTTGAATTTGATCAAGAAGACATTGGCCTGCAAACCTATGATCATTTTATGTTAAAAGAAATTATGGAGCAGCCAAAAGCGATTCAAGCTACTTTGGAAGGGCGTCTCTATCCTGCACATGTTCATCTGCCAGAACTAGAACCCCTTTTTAAGTCTTATGATTTTAAAGCGCTTAGAAAAATCGATATCGTCGCTAGCGGAACCTCTTATCATTCTGGCATGATGGGGAAACGCGTGTTTGAGTCTATGCTTAATATCCCGATTGAAGTCTCTCTTTCAAGTGAATTCAATTCGGATCATGGTCCCTTAGATTCGAGTCACTTGGTCATCGTCCTCAGTCAGTCTGGGGAAACGGCAGATACTTTGTCCGCCCTAAAAGAGGCGAAGTGCTCAGGGTGTACGACTATTGCCATCACGAATTATTTAAGGCGTAACATTGCTCGGAAGGCGGACTATACGGTGTTAACCAAAGCAGGACCTGAGCTCGCCGTACCAGCCACGAAGGCTTATACAGCCCAAATGACAGCCCTGCTGCTTCTTGCTATTTCTTTAGCCGAACATCTCGACCGTGCAAATAAAGCGCTTGTCCCTGAACTCATCCATGCTCTTCAAGGATTGCCTGCTGCCGTCGAAACCTCCCTCATTATGACCGAGGATGCGATTGACCAATTTGCACAGGTTACAAACGACCAAGACCACCTCTTCTTAATTGGAAAAGGCTTGGATTACGTGCTGGCTCTTGAAGGCGCGCTAAAGCTTCAGGAAGTCGCGTACCTCCACGCTGACGCCTATCCAGCTGGAGAAATGAAACATGGAACCATGGCTCTTATTACCCCTGGTGTGCCTGTCATTGCCTTGGCCACCCAACCGCATCTAAAAGAAAAAACGGTCAACAATATTCGTGAAGCCAAAGCTCGGAAGGCGTTTGTTGTTGGGGTCACAACCGTGGGAGATGATGAGGTAAGCGACGCTGTTGATGAGGTCCTATATATTCCAGAGGCTCATCCCTTTCTCATGCCTATAATAGCGGCCATCCCGCTTCAGCTCCTCGCTTATTACGCGGGAACCGTTAGAGGCTATAATGTCGACCGACCGCGGAATCTTGCCAAAAGCTTAACAGTAGAATAA